The Glycine soja cultivar W05 chromosome 3, ASM419377v2, whole genome shotgun sequence genome window below encodes:
- the LOC114406415 gene encoding uncharacterized protein LOC114406415, protein MVIATRNSFISLILISSLFCTTLLAKSSHPISDAQVRKNKLQCYADIDSGLWGWSCKSTMIARENCALRCLSPACYELIYESDPLEEGEKDFIRSQEYKYCMHKLSMGESLEGVKGAFSN, encoded by the exons ATGGTGATTGCTACAAGAAATTCCTTCATATCTCTTATCTTAATATCCTCACTTTTTTGCACAACACTCCTTGCCAAGTCTTCTCACCCAATCTCC GATGCTCAAGTCAGGAAGAACAAGCTTCAGTGCTATGCTGATATTGACAG TGGGTTGTGGGGTTGGTCATGCAAATCAACGATGATAGCAAGGGAGAATTGTGCTCTAAGATGCCTTTCACCAGCTTGTTACGAGCTCATCTACGAGAGTGACCCG CTCGAAGAGGGAGAAAAGGACTTTATTCGAAGCCAAGAGTACAAATACTGCATGCACAA GTTGTCCATGGGAGAGAGCCTTGAGGGTGTTAAGGGTGCCTTTAGCAACTAA